Proteins encoded within one genomic window of Epinephelus lanceolatus isolate andai-2023 chromosome 9, ASM4190304v1, whole genome shotgun sequence:
- the acacb gene encoding acetyl-CoA carboxylase isoform X1, translated as MLPFAVLGIILWISLLLWRINKKTAAMPVKGEESSSGCGLPAAKKDVPATKSSHPGKHSQSTAPATSTHNEDNTTKAASASASGPEFNAVDTEALQASSEVKSGKPSLQKTPQRPSKAPMLSSGPEGRERLKFILGASEDNSSDEEPLVTKPPSGASQTQTSTQKSTPPRASSAASHSSSSSIKPSMSGLHLVKKGREHRKMDLQRDFTVASPAEFVTRFGGNRVIEKVLIANNGIAAVKCMRSIRRWSYEMFRNERTIRFVVMVTPEDLKANAEYIKMADHYVPVPGGPNNNNYANVELIVDIAKRIPVQAVWAGWGHASENPKLPELLDKAGISFLGPSSKAMWALGDKVASSIVAQSADIPTLPWSGSGLRVGWDEEDQMLGNVISVPSEMYTKGCVLDVDDGLAGAERIGYPVVIKASEGGGGKGIRKVESSEDFPSLFRQVQTEVPGSPIFIMQLAQHARHLEVQILADEYGNAISLFGRDCSIQRRHQKIIEEAPATIAPPSTFEQMERYAVRLAKMVGYVSAGTVEYLFSEDGSFHFLELNPRLQVEHPCTEMIGDVNLPAAQLQIAMGIPLHRIKDIRLLYGEAPWGDTVINFESPECMPSPRGHVIAARITSENPDEGFKPSSGTVQELNFRSSKNVWGYFSVGATGGLHEFADSQFGHCFSWGENREEAISNMVVAMKELSIRGDFRTTVEYLIKLLETESFRNNDIDTGWLDHLIAEKVQAERPDTMLGIVCGALHVADASFRKSMSDFLHSLERGQVLPAASLLNSVSVDLIYEGVKYCLKVARQSPTTYVIMMNGSNVEIDVHRLSDGGLLLSYNGSSHTTYMKEEVDSYRITVGNKTCVFEKEKDPTVLRSPSAGKLLQYLIDDAGHICAGETFAEIEVMKMVMTLSVQQSGCVHFIKRPGAVLEPGCVMARMALDDPSSILRVELNTAILPPQQPLPIVGEKLHQVFHCVLENLVKVMDGYCLEEPFFSSKLKQWVATLMKTLRDPSLPLLELQEIMTSVAGRIPPSVEKDIRKVMAQYASNITSVLCQFPSQRIANILDSHAATLQRKADREVFFMNTQSIVQLVQRYRSGIRGYMKSVVLDLLKRYLQVEMQFQQAHYDKCVIHLREQHKPDMSPVLDYIFSHAQVSKKNILVTMLIDQLCGRDPTLADELMAILNELTQLSKMENSKVALRARQVLIASHLPSYELRHNQVESIFLSAIDMYGHQFCPENLKKLILSETSIFDVLPNFFYHTNQVVCMAALEVYVRRAYIAYELNSIQHHQLQDGTCAVDFQFMLPTSHPNRGSNPTLNRVPVPVSGSSPFKMRRPSSDLCLEGTLSPPCQRMGAMVAFQCFDDFKRDFDEVLSSFAELLLECAPYSDSCSSLYEEDNFKNTRENPIHIINVSIKTADTEDDDALVTAFTAFTQLKRAVLFEYGIRRITFLIAQKREFPKFFTFRARDGFHEDRIYRNLEPALAFQLELNRMRNFDLTAVPCANHKMHLYLGAARVQEGAEVTDYRFFIRAIIRHSDLITKEASFEYLQNEGERLLLEAMDELEVAFSNTSVRTDCNHIFLNFVPTVIMDPSKIEESVRSMVMRYGSRLWKLRVLQAELKINIRLTPTGNAIPIRLFLTNESGYYLDISLYKEVTNPNSGQILFQSYGDKQGPLQGMLINTPYVTKDLLQAKRFQAQTLGTTYVFDFPEMFRQALFKLWGPGDKCPKDVLMCTELVLDPQGRLVQMNRLPGDNDVGMVAFRMKMKTPEYPEGRDIIVICNDITHMIGSFGPQEDELFLKASELARAEGIPRIYIAANSGARIGLAEEIKHMFQVAWIDLADPYKGFKYLYLTPQDYTRISSTNSVHCHHVEEGGESRYIITDIIGQDEGLGVENLRGSGTIAGESSQAYEEIITISMVTCRAIGIGAYLVRLGQRVIQVENSHIILTGAGALNKVLGREVYTSNNQLGGIQIMHNNGVTHTTVTDDFEGVFTILQWLSYMPKNKHSPVPVMSTKDPVDREIEFTPTKAPYDPRWLLAGRPHPTVKGAWQSGFFDHGSFMEIMESWAQTVVVGRARLGGIPLGVIAVETRTVELTVPADPANLDSESKVLQQAGQVWFPDSAFKTAQAISDFNRERLPLMVFANWRGFSGGMKDMYDQILKFGAYIVDALRGFNQPVLVYIPPHAELRGGSWVVIDPTINPLCMELYADRESRGGVLEAEGTVEIKFRRKDLLKAMKRLDSVYASLVELLASPELSDKQCKELESKLKAREEFLAPIYHQVAVQFVDLHDTPGRMQEKGVITDILDWKNVRTFFYWRLRRLLLEQVVKYEILQANKDLSDGHMQSMLRRWFVETEGTVKAYLWDNNQAVVEWLEKHLTNEDGTRSGIRENIKYLKRENTLKHIRSLVQANPDIAMDCIIQMSQNITPSQRANLSHLFATMDSTSTS; from the exons ATGCTCCCATTTGCAGTTTTGGGAATTATCCTATGGATATCGTTGCTACTGTGGAGGATTAATAAGAAGACGGCAGCGATGCCCGTGAAAGGAGAGGAATCCTCTTCTGGCTGTGGTCTGCCTGCAGCAAAGAAGGATGTGCCTGCTACAAAATCCTCTCATCCAGGCAAACATTCTCAGTCAACAGCTCCTGCTACCTCAACACACAATGAGGATAACACTACTAAGGCCGCCAGTGCCTCTGCGTCTGGTCCTGAATTTAATGCAGTGGACACTGAGGCTCTGCAGGCGTCCTCTGAGGTAAAGTCAGGAAAGCCATCACTGCAAAAGACACCCCAGAGACCTTCAAAAGCACCAATGCTCAGCTCGGGGCCTGAGGGGAGGGAACGCCTCAAGTTCATTCTTGGAGCATCGGAGGATAACTCTTCAGACGAGGAACCTCTGGTCACCAAACCTCCAAGTGGTGCATCTCAAACACAGACCTCCACCCAGAAATCCACTCCCCCGCGGGCGTCCTCCGCAGCGTCACACTCCAGCTCCTCAAGCATTAA GCCTAGCATGTCTGGTCTTCACTTGGTGAAAAAAGGACGTGAACACAGAAAGATGGATCTGCAGAGGGACTTCACCGTGGCCTCTCCTGCTGAGTTTGTCACCAGATTTGGTGGCAACCGTGTAATTGAAAAA GTGCTGATCGCTAACAACGGCATAGCTGCAGTCAAATGTATGCGTTCTATCCGTCGCTGGTCCTACGAAATGTTTCGCAATGAAAGGACCATCCGTTTTGTCGTCATGGTAACCCCTGAAGACTTGAAAGCTAATGCAG AATACATTAAAATGGCAGACCATTATGTGCCTGTACCCGGTGGGCCCAACAATAACAACTACGCCAATGTAGAGCTGATAGTGGACATTGCTAAAAGAATCCCAGTGCAG GCTGTGTGGGCTGGTTGGGGTCATGCCTCAGAAAATCCCAAACTGCCTGAGCTGCTGGACAAAGCAGGAATATCATTCTTAG GGCCATCCAGTAAGGCCATGTGGGCCCTCGGGGACAAGGTGGCTTCTTCCATTGTGGCTCAGAGTGCTGACATTCCCACTCTACCATGGAGTGGATCAG GTCTGAGAGTGGGCTGGGATGAGGAGGACCAAATGCTGGGCAATGTAATCAGCGTTCCTTCAGAGATGTACACAAAAGGCTGTGTTCTCGATGTAGATGACGGGCTGGCA GGCGCTGAGAGGATTGGTTATCCAGTTGTTATCAAGGCCTCTGAGGGTGGAGGTGGGAAGGGTATCCGGAAAGTAGAAAGTTCTGAGGATTTCCCAAGTCTGTTTAGACAG GTTCAGACGGAGGTACCCGGCTCGCCTATCTTCATCATGCAGCTGGCTCAGCATGCGAGACACCTTGAGGTCCAGATACTGGCTGATGAGTATGGAAACGCCATCTCTCTTTTTGGACGAGACTGCTCCATCCAGAGAAGGCACCAGAAGATCATAGAGGAGGCTCCTGCCACTATAGCTCCTCCCTCAACATTCGAGCAAATGGAGCGG TATGCTGTGCGATTGGCCAAGATGGTGGGCTATGTGAGTGCAGGTACTGTGGAATATCTCTTCTCTGAAGATGGAAGTTTCCATTTCCTGGAGCTGAATCCTCGCTTGCAGGTGGAACATCCCTGTACAGAGATGATTGGAGATGTAAACCTGCCAGCTGCTCAGCTTCAg ATTGCGATGGGGATCCCTCTTCATAGAATAAAGGACATCCGCTTACTTTACGGAGAAGCTCCGTGGGGTGACACCGTCATTAACTTTGAGTCTCCAGAGTGTATGCCAAGTCCAAGAGGGCACGTCATAGCTGCTCGCATCACAAGTGAGAACCCTGATGAG GGGTTCAAGCCGAGTTCTGGCACTGTGCAGGAGCTGAACTTCCGCAGCAGTAAAAACGTCTGGGGTTATTTCAGCGTGGGGGCGACTGGGGGCCTGCATGAATTTGCAGACTCCCAGTTTGGACACTGTTTCTCCTGGGGCGAGAACCGCGAAGAAGCCATTTC GAACATGGTGGTGGCTATGAAGGAGCTGAGCATCAGAGGTGACTTCAGGACTACAGTTGAATACCTCATTAAGTTACTGGAGACAGAAAGCTTCAGAAATAATGACATCGACACTGGCTGGCTGGATCATCTCATTGCAGAGAAAGTGCAG GCGGAGAGACCAGATACCATGCTGGGTATTGTTTGTGGGGCTTTGCATGTTGCTGATGCTAGTTTCCGAAAGAGCATGTCTGACTTCCTACATTCACTGGAGAG AGGCCAGGTACTTCCTGCAGCCAGTCTCCTCAACTCTGTCAGCGTGGACTTAATATATGAAGGAGTCAAGTATTGCCTTAAG GTTGCTCGCCAGTCCCCAACAACTTATGTCATCATGATGAACGGCTCCAATGTTGAGATAGATGTCCACAGGCTGAGTGACGGTGGCCTCCTGCTGTCCTATAACGGCAGCAGCCACACCACCTAcatgaaggaggaagtggacaG CTACCGCATCACTGTTGGCAACAAGACCTGTGTATTTGAGAAGGAGAAGGATCCCACAGTGCTGAGGTCGCCCTCTGCTGGTAAACTGCTGCAGTACCTGATTGATGATGCGGGCCATATTTGTGCAGGAGAGACCTTTGCAGAGATTGAG GTGATGAAGATGGTGATGACATTGAGTGTGCAGCAGTCAGGTTGCGTCCACtttataaagagacctggagcTGTTCTGGAGCCTGGCTGCGTGATGGCACGTATGGCCCTGGATGACCCCAGCAGTATACTTCGG GTGGAGCTTAACACAGCCATACTGCCACCCCAGCAACCACTGCCCATTGTTGGGGAAAAGCTTCACCAGGTGTTTCACTGTGTGCTGGAAAACTTGGTTAAAGTCATGGACGGCTACTGCCTCGAAGAGCCCTTTTTCAGCAGCAAG CTGAAACAGTGGGTGGCTACACTGATGAAGACCTTAAGGGACCCCTCGCTGCCACTGTTGGAACTCCAGGAGATCATGACGAGTGTGGCAGGTCGCATTCCTCCCAGCGTGGAGAAAGATATCCGTAAAGTCATGGCCCAGTACGCGAGCAACATCACATCTGTCCTCTGCCAGTTCCCGAGCCAAAGG ATCGCAAATATCCTAGACAGCCATGCAGCAACCCTGCAGAGGAAGGCTGATCGAGAGGTGTTCTTCATGAACACTCAGAGTATTGTTCAGTTGGTACAGAG GTACCGCAGTGGAATCCGTGGTTACATGAAGTCTGTGGTTCTCGATCTGCTGAAGCGATACCTGCAAGTAGAGATGCAGTTTCAGCAAG CTCACTATGACAAGTGTGTTATCCACCTGAGAGAGCAGCACAAACCTGACATGAGTCCTGTACTGGACTACATCTTCTCTCATGCACAGGTCTCCAAGAAGAACATCCTAGTCACAATGCTCATA GACCAACTGTGTGGAAGGGATCCCACGCTAGCAGATGAGCTGATGGCCATTCTGAATGAGCTCACGCAGCTGAGCAAGATGGAGAACTCGAAGGTGGCCTTGAGAGCCAGACAG GTCTTGATTGCCTCCCATTTACCATCATACGAACTGAGACACAACCAGGTGGAGTCCATCTTTCTGTCAGCCATCGACATGTACGGCCACCAGTTTTGTCCAGAAAACTTGAAG AAACTCATTCTCTCTGAAACTTCCATTTTTGATGTTTTGCCCAATTTCTTCTATCACACCAATCAAGTTGTCTGCATGGCTGCTTTGGAG GTGTATGTGCGCAGAGCTTACATCGCCTATGAGCTGAATAGCATCCAGCATCATCAGCTGCAGGATGGAACATGTGCCGTAGACTTCCAGTTTATGCTGCCAACATCACATCCGAACAG AGGGAGCAACCCTACTCTGAACAG GGTTCCTGTGCCAGTCAGTGGATCGAGCCCTTTTAAAATGAGGCGGCCGAGCAGTGACCTCTGCCTGGAGGGAACGTTGTCTCCACCCTGCCAGCGAATGGGAGCCATGGTGGCTTTCCAGTGTTTTGACGACTTTAAAAG ggaTTTTGATGAAGTTCTCTCCAGTTTTGCAGAACTACTCTTGGAGTGTGCTCCGTACTCAGACTCTTGCTCCAGTCTCTATGAGGAGGACAATTTCAAG AACACGAGGGAGAACCCAATCCACATCATCAATGTGTCCAtaaaaacagcagacacagaagaTGACGACGCCTTGGTTACAGCCTTCACTGCTTTCACCCAGTTAAAG agagctGTCCTCTTTGAGTATGGAATCAGGAGAATCACATTTTTGATTGCACAGAAG AGAGAATTCCCCAAGTTCTTCACTTTCAGAGCCAGAGATGGG TTCCATGAGGATCGTATTTACCGTAATCTGGAGCCAGCCTTAGCGTTCCAACTGGAGCTCAACCGCATGAGGAACTTTGACCTGACAGCCGTTCCCTGTGCCAACCACAAGATGCACCTGTACCTGGGTGCTGCTCGTGTTCAGGAGGGCGCTGAAGTCACAGACTACCGCTTCTTCATCCGAGCTATTATCCGCCACTCAGACCTCATTACAAAG GAAGCCTCATTTGAATACCTTCAAAATGAGGGAGAGCGTCTTCTGTTGGAAGCCATGGATGAGCTGGAGGTTGCCTTCAGTAACACCTCTGTTCGCACAGACTGCAACCACATCTTCCTCAACTTTGTCCCCACTGTCATTATGGATCCCTCTAAA ATAGAGGAGTCTGTTCGCTCCATGGTGATGCGCTACGGCAGCCGGCTTTGGAAGCTGCGGGTCCTGCAGGCTGAGTTGAAGATCAACATCCGTCTGACTCCAACTGGGAATGCCATTCCCATCCGCCTGTTTCTCACTAATGAGTCTGGCTATTACTTGGACATCAGCCTGTACAAGGAGGTCACTAACCCAAATTCTGGACAG ATCTTGTTCCAGTCATATGGCGATAAGCAGGGTCCTTTGCAGGGCATGCTGATCAACACTCCATATGTGACCAAAGACCTGCTGCAGGCCAAGCGCTTTCAGGCTCAAACTCTGGGGACCACATACGTCTTTGATTTCCCTGAGATGTTCAGACAG GCACTGTTTAAGCTCTGGGGTCCAGGGGACAAATGCCCTAAAGACGTGCTGATGTGCACCGAGCTGGTTCTGGACCCTCAAGGTCGACTTGTGCAGATGAACCGCCTGCCTGGAGACAATGAT GTGGGAATGGTTGCCTTCAGGATGAAGATGAAGACTCCAGAGTACCCAGAGGGCAGAGACATCATCGTCATCTGTAATGACATCACTCACATGATCGGTTCATTTGGTCCTCAAGAGGATGAGCTGTTCCTCAAGGCGTCTGAATTGGCTCGTGCTGAGGGCATCCCCCGCATTTACATAGCAGCCAACAGTGGGGCACGCATTGGCCTCGCTGAAGAGATCAAACACATGTTCCAGGTGGCCTGGATTGACCTCGCTGACCCCTATAAG GGTTTCAAGTACCTTTACCTGACACCACAGGACTACACACGTATCAGCTCCACCAACTCTGTTCACTGTCACCATGTAGAGGAAGGTGGAGAGTCAAG GTACATCATCACTGACATCATCGGGCAGGATGAAGGTCTCGGGGTTGAGAACCTGCGAGGTTCTGGCACCATTGCTGGAGAATCCTCTCAGGCCTATGAGGAGATTATTACAATTAGCATG GTGACATGTCGTGCTATTGGAATCGGAGCCTATCTGGTGCGTTTGGGACAGAGAGTGATTCAGGTGGAAAACTCTCACATTATCCTGACTGGAGCAGGAGCTCTTAACAAG GTTTTGGGCAGAGAGGTCTATACCTCCAACAACCAGCTGGGAGGGATCCAGATCATGCACAATAATGGAGTCACGCACACCACTGTGACGGATGACTTTGAGGGCGTCTTCACCATCCTCCAGTGGCTCTCCTATATGCCAAAG AACAAACACTCACCCGTGCCGGTCATGTCAACTAAAGACCCAGTAGACAGAGAGATAGAATTCACCCCTACAAAAGCACCATATGACCCTCGCTGGCTGCTGGCTGGAAGACCTCATCCCA CGGTGAAAGGTGCCTGGCAGAGTGGATTCTTCGACCACGGCTCTTTCATGGAGATCATGGAGTCTTGGGCTCAGACAGTGGTAGTGGGCAGGGCACG ATTAGGAGGAATTCCCCTTGGTGTCATTGCCGTTGAAACACGCACAGTTGAGCTCACAGTCCCAGCAGATCCAGCAAACCTGGATTCAGAATCTAAA GTGCTGCAGCAGGCTGGCCAGGTGTGGTTCCCAGATTCAGCCTTTAAAACAGCTCAGGCCATTTCTGACTTCAACCGTGAACGCCTGCCTCTCATGGTGTTTGCAAACTGGAGGGGCTTCTCTGGTGGAATGAAAG atatgTATGACCAGATACTTAAGTTTGGGGCCTACATTGTGGATGCCCTGCGTGGTTTCAATCAGCCAGTGCTCGTGTACATCCCACCACACGCTGAGCTCAGAGGAGGGTCATGGGTGGTGATAGACCCCACCATCAACCCACTGTGTATGGAGCTCTATGCAGACAGGGAGAGCAG AGGTGGTGTGCTGGAGGCTGAGGGTACAGTGGAGATCAAATTCAGGAGGAAGGACCTGCTGAAGGCCATGAAAAGACTAGATTCAGTCTATGCCAGTCTGGTTGAGCTGCTTG CTTCCCCAGAGCTGTCTGACAAACAGTGCAAAGAGCTGGAGTCAAAGCTCAAAGCCAGGGAGGAATTCCTAGCGCCCATTTACCACCAGGTGGCAGTGCAGTTTGTCGATCTCCACGACACCCCGGGGAGGATGCAGGAAAAGGGTGTCATCACT GATATCTTGGATTGGAAGAATGTGCGGACCTTTTTCTACTGGCGTCTGCGTCGGCTCCTGTTGGAGCAGGTGGTGAAGTATGAGATTCTGCAGGCCAACAAGGACCTCAGTGACGGACACATGCAGTCCATGCTGCGACGCTGGTTTGTTGAAACAGAGGGAACAGTCAAG GCCTACCTCTGGGATAATAACCAAGCAGTAGTTGAGTGGCTTGAGAAGCATTTGACTAACGAGGATGGAACTCGATCAGGCATTCGAGAAAACATCAAGTACCTGAAAAGAGAGAACACTTTGAAACACATCCGCAG CCTTGTGCAGGCCAACCCGGACATAGCCATGGACTGCATCATCCAAATGAGCCAAAACATCACTCCATCCCAAAGGGCCAACCTCTCCCATCTATTCGCAACTATGGACAGCACCAGCACCAGTTGA